The following are from one region of the Cryomorphaceae bacterium genome:
- a CDS encoding translation initiation factor IF-2 yields the protein MAGQKITSVRLSKAAKEFNIGIATIVEFLDKKGHAIDATPNTKLSPELYEILLDEFQSDKERKERAKKAVPGREERQTVSLKDAPKSKPRTEQDNEEILIKNIQNPDEEVVKARPEKPGINVVGKIDLDAGKKKPAEPAAEEKKEEEAPKETAAEKTEEAAAPEEEAKKDEAKVDAEKPAEPAADEKKEEKPVDEVVRARAQTLSGPTVVGKINLPDKPKRKPVASSEDSELGKRKRKRKRIPSDAVDVGKEAGKGKSAAGKGKPRTQKTEINEAEIQREIKETLARLSGGGKSKGAKFRKEKRAMVARRSEEEMKRQEEEQSILKITEFVTVSELATMTGVTPTEVISACMSLGIFVSINQRLDAETISIVAEEFGYQVDFVSADVQDAIQEIEDEEADLTPRAPIVTVMGHVDHGKTSLLDYLRKANVIAGEAGGITQHIGAYSVKLDDGRTITFLDTPGHEAFTAMRARGAQVTDLAIIVIAADDSVMPQTKEAINHAQAAGIPMVFAINKIDKPNANADKIREQLSAMNILVEDWGGKYQAQEISAKQGTNIDELLEKVLLEAEILELKANPNRRAVGTIIESTLDKGRGYVCTLLVEKGTLRVGDVVLAGCYSGRVKAMYNERGSAIKEAGPSTPVTMLGFSGAPNAGDRFHGMEDEKEARQIAARRLQLQREQGVRTQKHVTLDEIGRRIALGDFKELNLIVKGDVDGSIEALSDSLQKLSTEKVQVNIIHKGVGQITESDVLLASASDAIIIGFQVRPSASARKLAEREEIQIKLYSVIYAAIEEVKEAMEGLLSAKIEEQVLGTAEVRETFRISKVGTVAGCFVIEGKILRNRKARVIRDGVVIYTGELGSLKRFKDDVKEVAKGYECGLNIDRFNDIKVGDMIESFEEVEVKQTLDS from the coding sequence ATGGCAGGACAAAAAATAACATCTGTACGACTAAGTAAGGCAGCCAAGGAATTCAATATCGGAATCGCCACCATTGTGGAGTTTCTCGACAAGAAGGGTCATGCCATTGATGCAACACCCAACACGAAGCTCTCGCCTGAACTGTACGAAATCCTGCTTGATGAATTTCAGTCGGACAAGGAAAGGAAGGAACGCGCTAAAAAAGCCGTTCCCGGAAGAGAAGAGCGCCAAACCGTTTCGCTGAAAGACGCTCCGAAAAGCAAACCCCGCACCGAACAGGACAATGAGGAAATCCTCATCAAAAACATCCAGAATCCGGATGAAGAGGTGGTGAAAGCACGCCCCGAAAAGCCCGGAATCAACGTGGTGGGTAAAATTGACCTCGACGCCGGTAAGAAAAAGCCTGCTGAGCCTGCTGCCGAGGAAAAGAAAGAAGAAGAAGCTCCCAAAGAAACGGCTGCCGAGAAAACCGAAGAGGCCGCTGCACCCGAAGAAGAAGCCAAAAAGGACGAAGCCAAAGTTGATGCCGAAAAGCCCGCTGAGCCCGCTGCCGACGAGAAAAAAGAAGAAAAACCCGTTGATGAAGTGGTGCGCGCCCGTGCGCAAACTCTTAGCGGTCCTACTGTGGTAGGCAAGATCAACCTTCCGGATAAACCCAAACGCAAGCCGGTGGCCTCGTCCGAAGACAGTGAACTCGGTAAGCGGAAACGCAAACGCAAGCGCATTCCATCCGACGCGGTTGATGTGGGTAAGGAAGCCGGAAAAGGTAAATCCGCTGCAGGAAAAGGCAAACCACGTACGCAGAAAACGGAAATTAACGAAGCCGAAATTCAACGCGAGATCAAGGAAACCCTTGCCCGTTTGAGCGGCGGCGGAAAATCAAAAGGTGCCAAGTTCAGAAAGGAGAAACGCGCCATGGTTGCACGTCGTTCCGAAGAAGAGATGAAGCGCCAGGAAGAGGAACAAAGCATTCTGAAAATCACAGAGTTTGTTACCGTTTCTGAGCTTGCCACCATGACGGGGGTCACCCCCACAGAGGTAATCTCAGCGTGCATGTCGCTCGGAATATTCGTGTCCATTAACCAACGCCTCGATGCTGAAACCATCAGTATTGTGGCTGAAGAATTTGGTTACCAGGTGGACTTTGTTAGTGCCGATGTACAGGACGCCATTCAGGAAATTGAAGACGAAGAGGCCGATCTCACGCCTCGCGCCCCCATCGTTACCGTAATGGGTCACGTGGATCACGGAAAAACATCACTCCTTGACTACTTGCGCAAGGCCAATGTAATAGCCGGTGAGGCGGGAGGAATTACCCAGCACATCGGAGCCTATAGCGTTAAACTGGATGACGGCAGAACCATTACCTTCCTCGATACACCGGGTCACGAAGCCTTTACCGCCATGCGTGCGCGTGGAGCTCAGGTAACCGACCTTGCCATCATTGTAATCGCTGCCGACGACAGCGTGATGCCCCAAACCAAGGAAGCCATCAACCACGCTCAGGCGGCGGGCATTCCCATGGTTTTTGCCATCAACAAAATTGACAAACCCAACGCCAACGCCGATAAAATCCGCGAGCAACTTTCTGCCATGAACATCCTCGTGGAGGATTGGGGTGGAAAGTACCAGGCCCAGGAAATCTCTGCCAAGCAAGGAACCAATATTGACGAACTCCTCGAAAAAGTGCTGCTCGAAGCAGAAATTCTGGAGCTTAAAGCCAACCCCAACCGGCGAGCGGTGGGTACGATCATCGAATCTACACTCGACAAAGGTCGCGGATATGTGTGTACCCTGTTGGTGGAGAAAGGAACCTTGCGCGTTGGTGACGTGGTGCTTGCAGGCTGCTACAGCGGCCGTGTAAAAGCCATGTACAACGAACGCGGTTCTGCCATTAAAGAGGCCGGTCCGTCAACCCCTGTTACCATGCTCGGTTTTAGTGGAGCGCCCAACGCCGGCGACCGCTTCCACGGTATGGAAGACGAAAAAGAGGCGCGCCAGATTGCTGCCCGCCGTTTGCAGTTGCAGCGCGAGCAAGGTGTGCGTACCCAGAAGCACGTCACCCTCGATGAGATTGGTCGCCGAATTGCACTTGGAGATTTCAAAGAGCTCAACCTAATTGTAAAAGGAGACGTGGACGGCTCCATCGAGGCACTTTCAGACTCGCTGCAAAAGCTCTCTACCGAGAAAGTTCAGGTGAATATTATCCACAAAGGTGTAGGTCAGATTACTGAAAGCGATGTGTTGCTGGCCTCTGCCTCAGATGCTATCATCATTGGTTTCCAGGTGCGCCCGTCGGCAAGTGCGCGTAAACTCGCTGAGCGCGAAGAAATCCAGATCAAGCTGTACTCAGTAATCTATGCTGCCATTGAAGAGGTGAAGGAAGCCATGGAAGGTCTGCTTTCAGCCAAAATCGAAGAGCAGGTTCTCGGAACTGCCGAAGTGCGCGAAACATTCCGCATCTCCAAAGTAGGTACGGTGGCCGGGTGCTTTGTGATTGAAGGTAAAATTCTGCGCAATCGAAAGGCGCGTGTCATTCGCGATGGTGTAGTGATATACACCGGCGAACTGGGCTCGCTCAAACGCTTTAAAGACGATGTGAAAGAAGTGGCTAAAGGCTACGAATGCGGCTTGAACATTGATCGCTTCAACGATATCAAAGTGGGAGACATGATTGAGTCGTTCGAGGAAGTGGAGGTGAAACAAACCCTCGACTCATAA
- the nusA gene encoding transcription termination/antitermination protein NusA, with protein MNSVSLIESFSEFKEFKNIDRETMMGILEEVFRNMLIKKFGSDDNFDIILNVDKGDLEIWRNREIVADGEVEDPNRQIAYSDAIKIEPDFEIGEDASEELKLEDFGRRMILALRQNLVSKLMELEKDHIYKKYSSRIGEIMTGEVYQIWKKEILILDDEGNELILPKSEQIPSDYFKKGDSVRAVVYKVEMRNNSPVVILSRNAPEFLERLFEQEVPEVFDGLITIKKIVREPGERAKVAVESYDDRIDPVGACVGMKGSRIHSIVRELKNENIDVINFTNNVQLFISRALSPARITSMDINEESKRANVYLKPDQVSMAIGKGGHNIKLASRLTGYEIDVYRESDGEATEDVDLDEFADEIEEWIIDELKAIGCDTARSVLEIADQDLVKRTDLEEETIREIKRILKEELE; from the coding sequence ATGAACAGTGTAAGTCTCATAGAATCGTTTTCCGAGTTCAAGGAATTCAAGAACATCGACCGGGAAACCATGATGGGAATCCTCGAAGAGGTTTTCCGCAACATGCTTATCAAGAAGTTCGGTTCAGATGATAACTTCGATATCATCCTGAACGTGGACAAGGGTGACCTCGAAATCTGGCGCAACCGCGAAATTGTGGCCGACGGCGAAGTAGAGGACCCCAACCGTCAGATTGCCTACAGCGATGCCATCAAGATAGAGCCCGACTTTGAGATTGGAGAAGATGCCTCCGAAGAACTGAAGCTGGAGGACTTTGGCCGAAGAATGATTCTTGCATTGCGCCAAAACCTGGTGTCAAAGCTGATGGAACTGGAGAAAGACCACATCTACAAGAAGTACAGCTCGCGCATCGGTGAAATCATGACCGGTGAAGTGTATCAGATATGGAAAAAAGAAATCCTCATCCTTGACGATGAAGGCAACGAGCTCATCTTGCCCAAATCTGAGCAAATTCCCTCCGACTACTTTAAGAAAGGAGATTCTGTTCGCGCTGTAGTGTACAAAGTGGAGATGAGAAACAACAGCCCGGTGGTGATCCTCTCACGCAACGCGCCCGAATTTCTGGAGCGTTTGTTTGAGCAGGAAGTGCCCGAAGTATTTGATGGCCTCATTACCATCAAAAAGATTGTTCGCGAGCCCGGCGAAAGAGCCAAAGTGGCAGTTGAATCATACGACGATCGCATTGACCCCGTGGGTGCATGTGTGGGTATGAAGGGCTCGCGTATTCACAGCATTGTGCGTGAGTTGAAGAATGAAAACATCGACGTGATTAACTTCACCAACAATGTGCAGCTCTTCATTTCTCGTGCATTGAGCCCGGCGCGCATCACTTCCATGGATATCAACGAGGAATCAAAACGCGCCAATGTGTACCTCAAGCCCGATCAGGTTTCTATGGCAATTGGTAAAGGAGGTCACAACATTAAACTCGCCAGTCGTCTCACAGGCTATGAGATAGATGTGTACCGCGAAAGCGACGGAGAAGCCACCGAAGATGTGGACCTCGACGAATTTGCCGACGAGATTGAAGAGTGGATTATTGACGAGCTTAAAGCTATTGGCTGTGACACAGCCCGAAGTGTGCTTGAAATAGCCGATCAGGATCTCGTGAAACGCACCGATTTAGAGGAAGAAACCATCCGTGAGATCAAGCGCATTCTCAAAGAGGAATTGGAATAA
- the rimP gene encoding ribosome assembly cofactor RimP: MERAHIEQLIADALEGTSLFLIDLKIGSANDIHVQIDGDEGVSIQDCVKVSRGIEHNLDREEEDFSLQVTSPGADKPLKVWRQHRRHVGRKLELLTTDDRKVTGTLLEVNDDKLQLQTDARREKQEGKTVKIEPQELTFSKDEIKESKVVISFK, encoded by the coding sequence ATGGAACGAGCGCACATAGAGCAACTCATAGCCGATGCCCTTGAGGGTACCAGTCTCTTTCTGATTGATTTAAAAATCGGATCGGCCAATGATATCCATGTGCAGATTGACGGCGATGAAGGCGTGAGCATTCAGGACTGCGTAAAGGTGAGCCGCGGCATTGAACACAACCTCGACAGAGAAGAGGAAGACTTCTCCCTTCAGGTTACTTCTCCCGGTGCCGACAAACCCCTGAAGGTTTGGAGGCAGCATCGGCGGCACGTGGGCAGAAAACTCGAACTGCTCACCACCGACGACAGGAAAGTAACCGGAACGCTGCTGGAGGTAAACGACGACAAGCTTCAGTTGCAAACCGACGCCCGTCGTGAAAAACAAGAAGGCAAAACAGTGAAAATTGAACCGCAGGAATTGACCTTCTCCAAAGATGAAATCAAAGAAAGCAAAGTAGTTATATCGTTCAAATAG